The following proteins are encoded in a genomic region of Gossypium hirsutum isolate 1008001.06 chromosome D05, Gossypium_hirsutum_v2.1, whole genome shotgun sequence:
- the LOC107905226 gene encoding proteasome subunit beta type-3-A isoform X3: protein MVGKNCFAIASDRRLGVQLQTIATDFQRISKIHDRVFLGLSGLATDAQTLYQRLVFRHKLYQLREERDMKPETFANLVSALLYEKRFGPYFCQPVIAGLGDEDKPFICTMDSIGAKELAKDFVVAGTASEFLYGACESMFKEDMEPEELFETVSQALLSSVDRDCLSGWGGHVYVVTPTEVKERILKGRMD, encoded by the exons ATGGTAGGCAAGAACTGCTTCGCCATTGCTAGCGATCGTAGACTCGGAGTTCAACTCCAAACAATCGCCACTGATTTCCAAAGGATTTCTAAAATCCACGATCGTGTCTTTCTCGGACTCTCTGGCCTTGCCACCGATGCTCAAACATT gtATCAAAGGCTTGTCTTTCGGCATAAGTTGTATCAGCTAAGAGAAGAGAGGGACATGAAACCTGAAACTTTTGCTAACCTTGTTTCTGCTCTTCTTTACGAGAAAAG GTTTGGTCCATACTTTTGCCAACCAGTAATTGCCGGATTGGGAGATGAAGACAAGCCTTTCATTTGCACCATGGATTCCATTGGAGCAAA GGAGCTTGCAAAAGATTTTGTTGTGGCTGGCACTGCCTCTGAGTTTCTTTACGGTGCCTGTGAGTCAATGTTCAAGGAGGACATG GAACCCGAGGAATTGTTTGAAACGGTTTCGCAAGCTCTCCTTTCATCAGTAGATCGTGACTGTCTTAGTGGTTGGGGAGGACATGTCTATGTCGT CACACCAACAGAAGTAAAGGAAAGAATCTTGAAGGGAAGGATGGATTGA
- the LOC107905227 gene encoding SWI/SNF complex subunit SWI3C → MPASSPSDGRGRWKRRKRDRRPKHLQEDNDVPEEDVEEEDNNNEDIDNHRDNNSGDDAGGGFRDPSLAGSSECEVLADGGVRISEFPPVVKRTVNRPHGSVMAIVAAERAGLVGDSKGHQQVALAVLENVSYGQLQAVSTEAPIVEPEKYVITPPPIMEGRGVVKRFGSRVHILPMHSEWFSPASVHRLERQVVPHFFSGKSPEHMPEKYMECRNHIVAKYMDNPLKRITVSDCQGLIDGISNEDLTRIVRFLDHWGIINYCAAAPSHEPWSAGSYLREEPNGDVHVPSAALKSIDSLIKFDKPKCRLKAADVYSSLSCHADISDLDNRIRECLDENNCTSCSQPVATSYYQSQKEVDVLLCSDCFHDGRFVSGHSSIDFVRVDSTKDYGDLDGDSWNNQETLLLLEAMEIYNENWNEIAEHVGTKSKAQCILHFVRLPMEDGLLENLEVPSMPKSTIVANGDSQRLHSNMNGSLPGPSLQDADYQSKVPFENSGNPVMAMVAFLASAVGPRIAAACAHASLAALAEDVDKEGSGHGNRMNMESVHSREGGLHGSVHQKENSAIHSFGQNEAEDHPLSAEKVKAAAKAGLAAAAMKAKLFADHEEREIQRLSANIINHQLKRLELKLKQFAEVETLLMKECEQVEKTRQRFAAERARIVSAQFGTTGVASQMSVPVISSPMVNNIGNNRQQVLSASPSTPSNSGYVNNQPVHPHMPFMQRQPMFPMGPRMPLTAMQASTSAPPNVMFNSRGNAQPTLNHPLMRSVSGTGSGLG, encoded by the exons ATGCCAGCTTCTTCTCCTTCAG ATGGTCGAGGTCGGTGGAAGCGGCGGAAGCGAGACCGGAGACCCAAGCATCTCCAAGAAGATAACGATGTTCCGGAGGAAGATGTAGAAGAGGAAGATAACAACAACGAGGACATCGATAACCACCGCGATAACAATTCCGGGGACGATGCCGGAGGGGGATTTAGGGATCCGTCTTTGGCGGGGTCCAGCGAATGTGAGGTTCTGGCTGATGGTGGAGTTCGCATCTCGGAGTTCCCCCCCGTGGTCAAGCGGACTGTGAACCGTCCTCACGGTTCTGTGATGGCGATCGTGGCGGCTGAGCGGGCCGGTTTGGTTGGGGATAGCAAGGGCCACCAGCAGGTGGCTCTGGCGGTTTTGGAGAACGTTTCGTACGGGCAGTTACAGGCGGTTTCGACTGAAGCTCCCATTGTTGAACCGGAGAAGTATGTGATTACACCTCCTCCGATAATGGAGGGGCGTGGCGTTGTTAAGAGGTTTGGGAGTAGGGTTCATATCCTGCCAATGCATTCAG AGTGGTTCTCACCAGCCTCCGTGCATCGACTAGAAAGACAAGTTGTGCCACATTTTTTCTCTGGAAAATCACCTGAACATATGCCGGAAAAATATATGGAATGTAGAAACCACATTGTTGCCAAGTATATGGATAATCCATTGAAGAGAATTACAGTTTCTGATTGCCAGGGATTGATAGATGGAATCAGTAATGAGGATTTAACTCGAATTGTTCGGTTTCTTGATCACTGGGGAATCATCAATTATTGTGCAGCTGCACCAAGTCATGAGCCTTGGAGTGCTGGGTCCTACTTAAGGGAGGAGCCAAATGGCGATGTTCATGTGCCATCGGCTGCATTAAAGTCTATTGATAGCTTGATCAAATTCGACAAGCCAAAATGTAGGCTCAAGGCAGCTGATGTTTATTCATCATTGTCATGTCATGCTGACATCTCTGACTTGGACAATAGAATACGAGAGTGCCTAGATGAAAACAATTGCACTTCATGTTCTCAGCCCGTTGCCACTTCATATTATCAGTCACAGAAGGAG GTTGATGTACTGCTGTGCTCTGATTGCTTCCATGATGGGAGATTTGTTTCTGGTCATTCAAGCATAGATTTTGTTAGAGTAGATTCAACAAAAGATTATGGGGACCTAGATGGAGATAGTTGGAACAACCAGGAAACTTTACTGTTGCTTGAGGCAATGGAAATTTACAATGAGAACTGGAATGAAATAGCTGAGCATGTGGGCACTAAGTCAAAAGCACAATGCATACTTCATTTTGTACGTCTACCCATGGAGGATGGCCTATTGGAAAATTTGGAAGTTCCGAGCATGCCCAAGTCAACAATTGTTGCAAACGGAGACAGCCAAAGATTACACTCAAACATGAATGGGAGTCTACCAG GGCCCAGCCTTCAAGATGCGGATTATCAAAGCAAGGTTCCTTTTGAGAATTCTGGGAATCCAGTTATGGCTATG GTTGCTTTTCTGGCATCTGCTGTTGGACCAAGAATTGCTGCTGCCTGTGCCCATGCATCCTTGGCAGCATTGGCTGAAGATGTAGATAAGGAAGGTTCGGGACATGGTAATAG GATGAATATGGAGAGTGTACATAGTAGAGAAGGTGGTTTACATGGTTCCGTTCATCAAAAAG AGAACTCAGCAATACATTCATTTGGTCAAAATGAGGCAGAGGATCATCCACTATCTGCTGAAAAAGTTAAAGCTGCTGCCAAAGCTGGCCTTGCAGCTGCAGCTATGAAGGCAAAACTGTTTGCGGACCACGAGGAACGAGAAATTCAAAGGTTATCAGCCAATATCATAAATCATCAG TTGAAGAGATTGGAGCTGAAGCTTAAGCAGTTTGCAGAAGTTGAAACGTTACTCATGAAAGAATGTGAACAAGTGGAGAAAACAAGGCAAAGGTTTGCTGCTGAGAGGGCTCGAATTGTATCAGCTCAATTCGGAACCACCGGAGTCGCTTCACAAATGAGTGTACCTGTGATTTCTTCTCCCATGGTTAATAACATTGGCAACAACAGGCAACAGGTATTGTCAGCCTCACCTTCAACGCCAAGCAATTCTGGATATGTTAACAACCAACCAGTACATCCCCATATGCCATTCATGCAACGCCAACCAATGTTTCCTATGGGTCCGAGGATGCCCCTTACAGCCATGCAAGCATCCACATCAGCTCCTCCTAATGTCATGTTCAACTCCCGAGGGAATGCACAACCAACTCTTAACCATCCACTAATGAGGTCGGTTTCCGGGACTGGATCTGGTCTAGGTTGA
- the LOC107905226 gene encoding proteasome subunit beta type-3-A isoform X1, which yields MSIFEYNGSALVAMVGKNCFAIASDRRLGVQLQTIATDFQRISKIHDRVFLGLSGLATDAQTLYQRLVFRHKLYQLREERDMKPETFANLVSALLYEKRFGPYFCQPVIAGLGDEDKPFICTMDSIGAKELAKDFVVAGTASEFLYGACESMFKEDMEPEELFETVSQALLSSVDRDCLSGWGGHVYVVTPTEVKERILKGRMD from the exons ATGTCG ATCTTCGAGTACAATGGGAGTGCTCTGGTAGCCATGGTAGGCAAGAACTGCTTCGCCATTGCTAGCGATCGTAGACTCGGAGTTCAACTCCAAACAATCGCCACTGATTTCCAAAGGATTTCTAAAATCCACGATCGTGTCTTTCTCGGACTCTCTGGCCTTGCCACCGATGCTCAAACATT gtATCAAAGGCTTGTCTTTCGGCATAAGTTGTATCAGCTAAGAGAAGAGAGGGACATGAAACCTGAAACTTTTGCTAACCTTGTTTCTGCTCTTCTTTACGAGAAAAG GTTTGGTCCATACTTTTGCCAACCAGTAATTGCCGGATTGGGAGATGAAGACAAGCCTTTCATTTGCACCATGGATTCCATTGGAGCAAA GGAGCTTGCAAAAGATTTTGTTGTGGCTGGCACTGCCTCTGAGTTTCTTTACGGTGCCTGTGAGTCAATGTTCAAGGAGGACATG GAACCCGAGGAATTGTTTGAAACGGTTTCGCAAGCTCTCCTTTCATCAGTAGATCGTGACTGTCTTAGTGGTTGGGGAGGACATGTCTATGTCGT CACACCAACAGAAGTAAAGGAAAGAATCTTGAAGGGAAGGATGGATTGA
- the LOC107905226 gene encoding proteasome subunit beta type-3-A isoform X2, with amino-acid sequence MQIFEYNGSALVAMVGKNCFAIASDRRLGVQLQTIATDFQRISKIHDRVFLGLSGLATDAQTLYQRLVFRHKLYQLREERDMKPETFANLVSALLYEKRFGPYFCQPVIAGLGDEDKPFICTMDSIGAKELAKDFVVAGTASEFLYGACESMFKEDMEPEELFETVSQALLSSVDRDCLSGWGGHVYVVTPTEVKERILKGRMD; translated from the exons ATGCAGATCTTCGAGTACAATGGGAGTGCTCTGGTAGCCATGGTAGGCAAGAACTGCTTCGCCATTGCTAGCGATCGTAGACTCGGAGTTCAACTCCAAACAATCGCCACTGATTTCCAAAGGATTTCTAAAATCCACGATCGTGTCTTTCTCGGACTCTCTGGCCTTGCCACCGATGCTCAAACATT gtATCAAAGGCTTGTCTTTCGGCATAAGTTGTATCAGCTAAGAGAAGAGAGGGACATGAAACCTGAAACTTTTGCTAACCTTGTTTCTGCTCTTCTTTACGAGAAAAG GTTTGGTCCATACTTTTGCCAACCAGTAATTGCCGGATTGGGAGATGAAGACAAGCCTTTCATTTGCACCATGGATTCCATTGGAGCAAA GGAGCTTGCAAAAGATTTTGTTGTGGCTGGCACTGCCTCTGAGTTTCTTTACGGTGCCTGTGAGTCAATGTTCAAGGAGGACATG GAACCCGAGGAATTGTTTGAAACGGTTTCGCAAGCTCTCCTTTCATCAGTAGATCGTGACTGTCTTAGTGGTTGGGGAGGACATGTCTATGTCGT CACACCAACAGAAGTAAAGGAAAGAATCTTGAAGGGAAGGATGGATTGA
- the LOC121217904 gene encoding BTB/POZ domain-containing protein At4g08455, translated as MRRHRCNQVIRSESDTESDTDAETMKCISCKEEYGSRDAGTCKECYEEASETEEELKREIEDLKAKVAFLRFWSPLDHAHRGSTTTPGPFFSDVVLIASDDGSPGFPPVLVPANKAVLVNRSPVFKAMLENEMEESRSGTIKVSDVSYDALRAFVNYLYTAEACLDEQMACDLLVLAEKYQVKHLKGYCEKFLVSKLNWDNSLMSYAFAHQHNAKLVLDAALCLITDNMDKLTKREEYIELVEKDPRLVVEIYEAYLSKQVNTAAHKDCSMKS; from the exons ATGCGAAGACACCGATGCAACCAGGTAATCCGATCGGAGTCCGATACGGAGAGCGATACAGACGCCGAGACCATGAAGTGCATATCGTGCAAGGAAGAGTACGGATCACGCGATGCCGGCACTTGCAAGGAGTGCTACGAGGAAGCAAGCGAGACCGAGGAAGAGTTGAAGCGAGAGATCGAAGATCTCAAAGCCAAAGTCGCCTTCTTACGCTTTTGGTCTCCGCTTGATCACGCCCACCGTGGCTCCACCACCACTCCCGGTCCCTTCTTCTCCGATGTCGTTTTGATCGCTTCCGATGATGGGTCTCCTGGGTTTCCCCCTGTGCTCGTACCCGCCAATAAAGCCGTTTTG GTGAATCGATCACCCGTATTCAAAGCAATGCTGGAGaatgaaatggaagaaagcaGAAGTGGAACAATCAAAGTAAGTGATGTATCATACGATGCTCTTCGTGCCTTTGTAAACTATTTGTACACTGCAGAAGCATGCTTGGATGAACAAATGGCTTGTGATCTTCTGGTCTTAGCTGAAAAATACCAAGTGAAGCATCTCAAAGGGTATTGTGAGAAGTTCTTGGTATCGAAATTGAACTGGGATAATTCACTTATGAGCTATGCCTTTGCTCACCAGCACAACGCCAAACTCGTCCTCGATGCGGCTTTGTGTTTGATAACAGACAACATGGATAAGCTAACTAAAAGGGAAGAATATATTGAACTTGTGGAAAAGGATCCTCGGCTTGTAGTGGAAATCTATGAAGCTTACCTCTCTAAACAGGTTAATACAGCTGCTCATAAAGATTGTTCAATGAAATCGTAG
- the LOC107905224 gene encoding protein disulfide-isomerase, whose protein sequence is MGRIVSVWLAFAVIACSLTAISAEESGESKEFVLTLDQSNFTDTVSKHDFIVVEFYAPWCGHCKNLSPEYEKAASMLSKHDPPILLAKVDANEESNKDLANEYEVRGFPTLKILRNGGKNVQEYKGPREADGIVEYLKKQSGPASAEIKSAEDASSFIDEKKIVIVGVFPKFSGQEFDNYMALAEKLRSDYEFGHSLDAKYLPRGGSSVTGPVVRLFKPFDELFVDFKDFNVEALEKFVEESSIPLVTLFNNDPSNHPFVIKFYNSPLVKAMLFANLSNEGVDSLKYKFREVAEQYKGQGIGFLLGDLEASQAAFQYFGVQESQVPLIIILENDGKKYLKPNLEADHIAPWVKDYKEGKVPPYVKSEPIPVENNEPVKVVVADTFDDMVFKSGKNVLLEFYAPWCGHCQKLAPILEEVAVHYENDAKVLIAKLDATANDIMDPNFDVRGYPTVYFRSADGNISAYEGERTKEDIIDFIEKNREKTAHQEALKDEL, encoded by the exons ATGGGGAGAATCGTTTCAGTTTGGCTTGCTTTTGCTGTCATCGCATGCTCTCTAACGGCGATCTCAGCTGAAGAGAGCGGCGAATCGAAAGAGTTTGTGTTGACTTTGGATCAATCTAATTTCACTGACACCGTTAGTAAGCACGATTTCATAGTCGTCGAATTTTACGCTCCTTG GTGCGGACACTGTAAGAATCTTTCTCCAGAG TATGAGAAAGCAGCATCTATGTTGAGTAAACATGATCCTCCGATCCTTCTAGCTAAAGTTGATGCCAATGAGGAATCAAACAAAGATTTAGCAAATGAATATGAAGTCAGGGGTTTCCCGActcttaaaattttgagaaatggaGGAAAGAATGTTCAAGAATACAAAGGTCCACGTGAAGCTGATGGTATTGTGGAATATTTGAAGAAACAAAGTGGTCCTGCTTCTGCTGAGATCAAGTCTGCAGAAGATGCCAGTTCTTTTATTGATGAAAAGAAGATAGTAATT GTTGGGGTGTTCCCCAAATTCTCCGGTCAAGAGTTTGACAACTATATGGCTCTTGCTGAGAAATTGCGTTCTGACTATGAATTTGGTCATAGTTTGGATGCTAAGTACCTTCCCCGTGGCGGGTCATCGGTGACTGGCCCTGTGGTCAGACTTTTCAAGCCTTTTGATGAACTCTTTGTTGACTTCAAG GATTTTAATGTGGAAGCTCTAGAGAAGTTTGTTGAAGAATCTAGCATTCCTCTTGTGACTCTCTTTAACAATGACCCAAGCAATCACCCCTTCGTTATCAAATTCTATAACAGTCCCCTTGTGAAG GCTATGTTGTTCGCAAATTTGAGCAATGAAGGAGTTGATtccttaaaatataaatttcgtgAAGTTGCTGAGCAATACAAAGGACAGGGTATTGGTTTCCTTTTGGGAGATCTTGAGGCTAGTCAAGCTGCCTTCCAG TATTTTGGAGTTCAAGAAAGCCAGGTACCTCTCATCATCATTCTGGAGAATGATGGGAAGAAGTATTTGAAGCCAAACTTGGAGGCTGATCACATTGCACCATGGGTAAAGGATTACAAG GAAGGAAAAGTTCCACCATATGTAAAATCTGAACCTATTCCGGTGGAAAATAATGAACCTGTGAAAGTGGTGGTTGCTGACACCTTTGATGACATGGTTTTCAAATCAGGAAAAAATG TTCTGCTCGAGTTTTATGCCCCCTGGTGCGGACATTGCCAGAAATTGGCACCAATCTTGGAGGAAGTTGCTGTCCACTATGAAAATGATGCTAAAGTTTTGATTGCAAAACTT GATGCAACTGCAAATGATATCATGGATCCAAACTTTGATGTTAGAGGCTACCCAACTGTTTACTTTAGATCAGCGGACGGAAACATAAGTGCATACGAAGGTGAGAGGACAAAGGAAGACATCATTGACTTCATTGAGAAGAACAGGGAAAAAACTGCTCATCAAGAGGCATTAAAAGATGAGCTCTGA